One genomic window of Candidatus Neomarinimicrobiota bacterium includes the following:
- a CDS encoding ATP-binding cassette domain-containing protein translates to MNALTLNNITKTFNDFTAVDMLSLDVPEGSIYGFIGPNGSGKTTTIRMIMNILHPDSGDIQVLGSPRASIDNDLVGYLPEERGLYKKMKIRELLQFYGQLKTGHSVSADVDFWLKKLDLTEWGSKKVEALSKGMSQKVQFIATVVSHPKLVILDEPFSGLDPVNTDVLLKAMLELQKNGSTVIFSTHDMATAEKVCDYVFMIHKGKKVLDGTLAEIQDKYGSDTLRIRCNNKPSGLDRIQGVEKVHDFGQSQELRISPESNPQDILKELMKDNTLLSFELMKPSLHDIFVRIAGTVEMDHV, encoded by the coding sequence ATGAATGCACTGACGCTTAACAATATTACCAAAACCTTTAACGACTTTACTGCCGTAGATATGCTTTCTCTTGATGTTCCTGAAGGCAGTATATATGGTTTCATCGGTCCAAATGGATCGGGCAAGACTACAACCATTCGTATGATTATGAATATTTTACATCCCGATTCTGGAGATATTCAAGTACTTGGCTCTCCCAGAGCTTCAATCGACAATGACCTTGTGGGCTATCTTCCTGAAGAGCGTGGCCTCTATAAAAAGATGAAGATTCGCGAACTACTTCAATTCTATGGACAACTGAAGACAGGGCATAGCGTCTCAGCTGATGTAGACTTTTGGCTTAAGAAGCTTGATCTAACAGAATGGGGCTCCAAAAAGGTCGAAGCCTTGAGCAAGGGCATGAGTCAGAAAGTTCAATTCATCGCCACCGTAGTTTCTCATCCCAAACTCGTCATTCTTGATGAACCTTTTAGTGGACTTGATCCGGTAAATACTGATGTGCTTCTGAAAGCCATGCTGGAGCTACAAAAGAATGGATCCACCGTGATTTTCAGCACCCATGACATGGCCACCGCTGAGAAAGTCTGTGATTATGTATTTATGATTCATAAGGGTAAAAAGGTTCTTGATGGTACCTTAGCAGAAATTCAGGATAAATATGGAAGTGATACCCTGCGCATTCGGTGCAACAACAAGCCTTCTGGACTTGACCGGATTCAAGGTGTCGAAAAAGTGCATGACTTTGGTCAATCACAGGAGTTGAGAATATCACCAGAATCTAATCCTCAGGACATTTTGAAGGAATTAATGAAAGACAATACTTTGTTAAGCTTTGAACTGATGAAGCCTTCCTTACATGATATTTTTGTTCGAATAGCTGGTACTGTGGAGATGGATCATGTATAA